One region of Triticum aestivum cultivar Chinese Spring chromosome 6B, IWGSC CS RefSeq v2.1, whole genome shotgun sequence genomic DNA includes:
- the LOC123135176 gene encoding protein FAR1-RELATED SEQUENCE 5 has product MKWAKPYFMDAFCAKMTSTQQSEIANHLQKGYVPPGSLVHLFIRQYEKMQFDRDSEESYREKRTKLGGVLLAQNLPIEIHASKIYTKDMFENFGEMLYECGSYVLIEVVPRREYIARHVKKDSRDKWCKNEFRVQVNKLADEFKCECGMFEHFGMVCSHALKVMIQLGLQEVPAGQILKRWTRDARLGDNNADAYALAMDQLRNMKTLLCGAIKEETSGVPYDKPQ; this is encoded by the exons ATGAAGTGGGCTAAGCCTTACTTCATGGATGCTTTTTGCGCCAAGATGACCAGCACGCAACAGAGTGAAATTGCAAACCATTTGCAGAAAGGATATGTGCCACCAGGATCCTTGGTGCACCTTTTCATCAGGCAATATGAGAAGATGCAATTTGACAGAGATTCAGAGGAGAGTTATCGAGAGAAGAGAACCAAACTG GGTGGTGTTTTGCTTGCTCAGAACCTACCTATTGAGATACATGCATCAAAAATTTATACGAAGGACATGTTTGAAAATTTTGGCGAGATGCTATATGAATGTGGGTCATATGTTCTGATCGAAGTTGTGCCTCGTCGTGAATACATAGCGAGGCATGTAAAGAAAGATTCAAGGGACAAATGGTGTAAAAATGAATTCCGCGTCCAGGTCAACAAGCTTGCTGACGAATTCAAGTGTGAATGTGGAATGTTTGAACATTTTGGCATGGTGTGCAGCCATGCACTGAAG GTAATGATACAGCTTGGTCTGCAGGAGGTTCCAGCCGGGCAAATACTGAAGCGTTGGACAAGGGATGCAAg ACTCGGTGACAACAATGCGGATGCATATGCTCTTGCGATGGATCAACTAAGAAATATGAAAACATTGCTTTGCGGCGCCATCAAAGAAGAGACTAGCGGGGTGCCCTACGATAAGCCACAATAA